The DNA region CTCCATCGGGTTTGTGAGGTGGCCATTTCGGTGACGGAACGCCGACCAATTATTTTTTCGCCCTGGCCGGAACGCTACCAAACCCATCCCGCCACGGCTGCCTTGCCGGTGGATTGGTGGCGGGAGTCGGTGGCCGATCGGGGGCCGCTGTTGGCTTTTTCAGAGTTGCTCGATCGCGCGGCCCGAGACCTAACCGACATTAACTGGGTGTGGCTGCTGGCTTGCGATTTGCCCTGTTTGGATGGGCCCGTTTGTCGTTCCTGGCTCGATCGCCGCCATGCCCTCAGTTCCAAGCAAGTGGCGCTGGTTCCACGCACCGATCGCGGTTGGGAGCCCCTGTGTGGGCTATATCGACCCGCGATCGCGCCCCAACTGCGGACTTTTATTGATCAAGGCGGGCGATCGTTTCAGGCCTGGTTAGACCAACTGGCGACGGAACAGCGAGCCATTTATCTACCGCTGACGACGCTAGAGGCGGCTACCTTGCGCAACTGCAACAGCCCTCAGGATCTGCAAGATTTTTTGCGTCACCGGGCCCCGGTCTCAGAAGACTAGGATCAGATTGCTCTGGGTTAATCAACAGTTAGCGGAATTGGTGAATAGCGCTGGCCACAATCCCCAAAATCTTAAACACCATCCCTTCGGTGATTTGCAAAGGGGCATAGATCGGATTTTCGGAATGCAGAAAAATGCGACCATCCAGCACTTGCAGCCGCTTGACCGTTACCTTGTCATCCACCAACGCCAGTACGATTTGTCCCGTCTGGGCGTTATCCGCCTCAGAGGCATCAATCACCAGCATGTCATCGGGATAGATGCCAATGCCGATCATGGAATCCCCCGTGACCCGCACCAAAAAAGACTCGCTGGGATGCCGACTGAGATAGGTGTTCAGGTCGATCGCGTCGGGTTCCGTGTCCTCTTGGGGCGCAAAGGCATGTAACCCAGCGGCCGCAGGCATTTCATAGAGGCGCAGGGGTGGCGTGGGGTGGTCTTCAATGCGTTGGAGCCGGCCATCGGCGATGGCTTCCGTTTCCAATTGATCGAGCTGCCATTGAGCCAGGAGTTCCGGCAGGCGATCGACAAAACTGATCGGCAGTCGAACCGCTTTGGTGGGTTCGCCATATTTACCTGTGCCTTTGGGACGACCCGCGCCCGGACGGCGACCGCCTCGACCGGTCATAGTGACTCCTTGGATTGAATATGCTGAATTTTGAAGATGATCGGTAAGCTAAGAAAGCAGCGGTGGGCCATGGGTTTGTTGGCGGTTTTGCTGCCCCAATCGGGTTCAGCGCCAGGGCCAAAACTTGCCCGAACATTTACCAGATAGCCAGTTAGTTTGGCGTTTGCTGGTTTGGCGTTTGCTGACTTGACGCTGCTGATTTTAGGTTGCTGAAATCTTGGCTTGGGTTTTCTGGCTTGAATTTCCTGGCGTGGATTTCTTGACCTGGATTTCTTTGCTGGGGTTGCTGAATTGCTATCAACGCATTGATTGCAGTACACGAATTTAGACTAGCACGATCGCCCGAAAGAGTTACTCCACAGAATTGAGAAGAATTATGAGAATTTGGGAAAGCATTATGAATCGCCAAAAGAGTCAAAATATCCAAACAAGCAAGGGAAGCGTTCGATCGCCCCAATTGCCCGAGTGGTGGATGGGTTGGCCTGCGTTAGGCAAGGCCTTGGGGTTGTTGTTGGCGGTTGTGCTTTGGGGTTGGGGGCTGATGCCGGAACCCGCGATGGCGAGCCTGCATCCCTATCCCCTTCCGGGCGATCGGGTCTTGTGTCGATCGTTGCAATCCCTGCGAGATCAGCGCGATCGTAGTTGGCAATTGGTGCTGTTTGGCGAAGCGGCCAACGGACAACCACCCACAACAGGATTTCGGTTGCGGGTGGTTGGGTTTCCCAGTTTGCGGGTCAATCGCGATCGATCTTTAATCGTCACCAATTCCACAGGGGCCGTTGCCCAGCTTGCGGATCAGTTCCCGATCGATTCATTAGCCCTCAACACCGGAGAATATGAATTTGATTCCGTGGCAGGTCGGTTAAACCAATTAGGTATTTTGCGATTAACCATCCCCGTCGGTGATGCTGATCAGGCAGAAATTCCCGTACCGCCTTTTGTTTTACAAGAGTGGAAAATGCTTCAAAAATCAGGATGTCCCAAGGCTTGAGGCAGTCAAAATTGTGGTGGCATAGGATACTCAACAGACCCTAATTGCAAGTCTGAATTGTCCAAGGATGGTTCAACAAATTGCTACTGAATCAATTACTCATGAAGGAGTAATCTTCAGGTGGCTAATTCAGCCTCAGCGGGTGTTTAAAAAGCTAGATCCGGTAGGCAGCTTACTCGATCTACAACAAGGAGCTTAAGCCCCTAGGGACAAGGGGCTATGGTATTTAGCAGATATTTAGCAAGTGCTTCCCGATGCTTTTCAAGCAACCTCTAAGCAGCGGAAGAGTTCTCGGCAAAGCGTTGGGCCTTGCGGGGTTGAATCACGCCGTAACCGCCATGGTTCCGTTCATAAATCACGTTGATTTCACCCGTTTCTGAGTTGCAGAACATGAAGAAATCGTGATCAACCAGCTCCAGTTGCTCCAGGGCCTCCGCGATCGTCATCGGGGCCATTTCAAAGTATTTCGTCCGCACCACATCCGCCGGCAACTCGGGTTCTCGGGGCGGAATAATGGTTCCGACCGGCATTTCGCCCAGCACTTCTGCGGTCTTCACCGGCTCGCGGCGACGTTCTTGATGTTTTTCCTTATACTTGCGAAGTTGACGGGCAATTTTGTCAGCAACCATGTCAATGCTGGCATACAGGTTCTCGCTGCTTTCTTCAGCTCGAACAACTGTGCGGTTCGCGTAAATGGTCACCTCAGCCGTTTGGTTAGAATCAATCCGGGGGTTGCGAGCTACCGACAGGTGCACATCCACTTCAAGAGTTAAGTGTTGAAAATGGCTGACGGCCTTTTCAATTTTTTGCTGAACATAGTCACGCAGTGCATCGGTAATCTCGATGTTTTTACCCTGGATGACAAGCTTCATAGAGCTTCCTCCCCTTCGAGATGGGTGATACTTTCAACGTAGCACTTTGGGATCGGGGGAAGAATTTCCTTTAAAATCTTTTGCATCTGTTGATGATTCTTGACCTTTTCTTCAGTGATTCCCCACAAACCATCACCAAACTCCCCTTGGCAATTCTCAATCTTTATGGTTAGGGCATTCGGCTAGAGTTTATGGTCTGTGATGCTGCTACTGAAACCAATGGGGAAAGTGCCGGGCCGATCGCCCCCTGTTGGCAACTGAATTTGCAAACCACAGCTTACGAAGTGGCTTGGGGTTGGCAGCGCCAGTGGCAGGCTGATCGAATCGCGGATCCGACACTGCCCGATGGGTTAATGCTGTTGGAACATCCGCCGGTTTATACCCTGGGGCGTGGGGCCGATCGCGCCTTTGTGCGGTTTGACCCCGCAACCCATCCCGTGCCGTTAGTGCCCATTGAGCGCGGGGGTGAGGTGACCCACCATTGCCCTGGGCAGTTGGTCGGCTATCCAATTTTGAATTTGCGCCGCCACCAACCGGATCTCCATTGGTATCTGCGCCAGTTGGAAGAGGTGTTGATTCGGGCGATCGGGACTTGGGGCTTGGGTGCGGAACGGCTGCCGGGCCTGACGGGGGTGTGGCTAGAGGGGTGCAAGGTGGCGGCGATCGGGATTCAGGTCAGCCGTTGGGTGACCATGCACGGCTTTGCTCTGAATGTGGATTGTGAGCTAGCGGGCTTTCGGGAAATTGTGCCCTGTGGAATTGCCGATCGCCCCGTGGGCCGCTTGGCGGATTTTGTGCCTGGATTGACGGTGGCCCAGGCGCGATCGGTGGTGGCAGAACAGTTTGCGGCGGTGTTTGGCCTGCGCTTGGAACCCTGCCCCCCAAACCACCGACCGGCGGGCGCATTGATGTTGCCCTAGGGAGCCAAATCGGCGGTGGCCACAGGACAGGCTCGATCGCGTTGAGCCAAAAGCCAGTCGTACCAGTCGGCCAACCCTTCGCCGGTCAGAGACGAGAGGGGCAAAATTCGCGCCTTGGGGTTCACCTGCTTCACGGCGGCGATCGCCCGGTCTAGGTCAAAGGGCAAGTAGGGCAGCAAAT from Limnothrix sp. FACHB-406 includes:
- a CDS encoding molybdenum cofactor guanylyltransferase, translating into MIQAAILAGGQSRRMGRDKVLLPWNGQPMLHRVCEVAISVTERRPIIFSPWPERYQTHPATAALPVDWWRESVADRGPLLAFSELLDRAARDLTDINWVWLLACDLPCLDGPVCRSWLDRRHALSSKQVALVPRTDRGWEPLCGLYRPAIAPQLRTFIDQGGRSFQAWLDQLATEQRAIYLPLTTLEAATLRNCNSPQDLQDFLRHRAPVSED
- a CDS encoding DUF3122 domain-containing protein; the protein is MRIWESIMNRQKSQNIQTSKGSVRSPQLPEWWMGWPALGKALGLLLAVVLWGWGLMPEPAMASLHPYPLPGDRVLCRSLQSLRDQRDRSWQLVLFGEAANGQPPTTGFRLRVVGFPSLRVNRDRSLIVTNSTGAVAQLADQFPIDSLALNTGEYEFDSVAGRLNQLGILRLTIPVGDADQAEIPVPPFVLQEWKMLQKSGCPKA
- the hpf gene encoding ribosome hibernation-promoting factor, HPF/YfiA family, with the translated sequence MKLVIQGKNIEITDALRDYVQQKIEKAVSHFQHLTLEVDVHLSVARNPRIDSNQTAEVTIYANRTVVRAEESSENLYASIDMVADKIARQLRKYKEKHQERRREPVKTAEVLGEMPVGTIIPPREPELPADVVRTKYFEMAPMTIAEALEQLELVDHDFFMFCNSETGEINVIYERNHGGYGVIQPRKAQRFAENSSAA
- the lipB gene encoding lipoyl(octanoyl) transferase LipB, with translation MVCDAATETNGESAGPIAPCWQLNLQTTAYEVAWGWQRQWQADRIADPTLPDGLMLLEHPPVYTLGRGADRAFVRFDPATHPVPLVPIERGGEVTHHCPGQLVGYPILNLRRHQPDLHWYLRQLEEVLIRAIGTWGLGAERLPGLTGVWLEGCKVAAIGIQVSRWVTMHGFALNVDCELAGFREIVPCGIADRPVGRLADFVPGLTVAQARSVVAEQFAAVFGLRLEPCPPNHRPAGALMLP
- a CDS encoding LexA family transcriptional regulator; its protein translation is MTGRGGRRPGAGRPKGTGKYGEPTKAVRLPISFVDRLPELLAQWQLDQLETEAIADGRLQRIEDHPTPPLRLYEMPAAAGLHAFAPQEDTEPDAIDLNTYLSRHPSESFLVRVTGDSMIGIGIYPDDMLVIDASEADNAQTGQIVLALVDDKVTVKRLQVLDGRIFLHSENPIYAPLQITEGMVFKILGIVASAIHQFR